The following DNA comes from Bacillus marinisedimentorum.
CATCTTCAACTGGCATTCGCAGATTTACCATTTGATGAGGAAGATTTTGCTGTTACAAACAAGCTTTGTGATACTGTGCTTTCACTCCCTATGCATCCATATTTAAAGGAGGAAGAAATTACAAAAGTATGTGATGTAATACAAGAATTTATGAATACTTAAAATCTCAATATATGAAAAGGGAAGAGGTTTCGTTATGAATTTTGCAATTGTCGGATGTGGCTTTATAGCAAAAAAGCATGCAGCAGCAATTGAAAAAATTGAAGCTGCAAGGCTCGTTGCAGTCTGTGATAAAGTTCCAGCTACAATGGAATTTTACAAAGAAGAATATGATGCAGAACCTTATACTGAATTACAACAAATGCTAGGAAAAGAGGACATTGATATAGTTTGTATTTGTACTCCAAGTGGTTTCCATGCTTCAATTGCTGTTCAAATAGCGGAAGCCAAAAAGCATATTATTGTAGAAAAACCAATTGCGATGACAATCAAAGATACCGATAAAATTATAGATGCGTGTAATTTAAATAATGTGAAATTAGCGGTGGTTCATCCGAACCGTTTTAGACCGGTTGTTCAAGACTTGAGAAAAATTATGGACCAGGGCTTATTAGGGGAAATCAGCCACGCAAGCTGTATAGTGAATTGGAACAGAAATCAGGAATATTATGACCAAGCTCCTTGGAGAGGAACAAAACAGCATGATGGTGGAGTTCTAATGAATCAAGCAATTCACAATCTTGATTTATTGTTATGGTTTATGGGAACTCCTGAACATGTGTTTAGTATGGAAGCAACAAGATTTAGGGAAATAGAAGCTGAAGATGTGTCTGTCGGAACAATTAAATTTGATTCAGGGGCACTTGGAACAGTAGAAGCTTCAACTACTGTTTATCTTAAAAATTATGAAGAGTCTATCACATTATTCGGTGAAAAAGGTACCGTGAAAATCGGTGGTACAAACGCACTATATTTCGAACATCTTGATATTAAAGATATGTCAGAAAACGAAATAAATGATTTGAAAGTAAGTATTAAGGCAGATCCATGGGGAACTCCAGGTCATCAGTGGATTATTGATGACATGATTAATGCTATTAATGAAAATCGAGAGCCGGCTGTTACTGGTGAAGACGGTAAGAAGGCTCTAAAACTAGTGTTATCCTTCTATGAATCTGCGAAGCTAAATCAACCTGTGCAATTTTAATAGAAGTGTGATAGATACATCAAAAGAATATGCACCTATAAGAATTACGGACCTGATAAAAAATAGCAGACATAGATAATATCTTTATTCATTCTTTACTGTGTTAGAACCTAAGTAGATTTATATGTTAATGAAGTGGGGGTGGGAAAAGCATAAGACAATAAATATTAATGGTGGAGCGGGATACATTGGTTCACATATCCAGCAATCTTAATCGCCTGATTAGAAAAAAATAAAAATATTTTGGGTGGAAAATACAGTTTGATTCATTTAAGGAATTCTGGATTGATGAAAGGACTACTGTTTTGCTGCATGAAGAGTCAAACAGTAGTCTTTTTTGTGTTTATTTGACAGAATCTGTTTTCTCCATTACGATAGAAATTAAAAGAACATTTGTTCGTTATGTATCTGAAGGTGACGCAATGGCGGTTTTTGTGCAAAGAATGGATTAAAAGGCTTTGAAGGCTATCCGGTTTACACGACAGAGTAAAATCCCTTTCACTGACGGATAGAACCACCCAGCGACAATGAACCAACAAGCGCGGTATCTTTCGGAATATTCTTTTTCAAAACCGCTAACTTCGCAGCATCGCCACGGCCATCGTGACATCAAACAACGGGCCGCTCTTCCGCCCCCTCCGCAGGTGATAAATAAACAATCTCCTTTTGATCGGAAAGTCACAATCGAACCCTTTCAACACGGCCAGCACCCGTTCCTTCGATTCCTTCACAGCAACACAGGGCAATCATTAGGAACAAACAGCCGCTTGATTCCAAGCTGCTTTGCTGCGTCTAATATACCCTATCAAGTTTCTCGACCTCCACCATCTATGAAAACAAAAATTTACTCACATTATCTGCCTGGAACAAACAAGAGTTCGCTGGGAATTTCCGCTGCCAGCGGGCATAATTGTTGATGGTTGGAACGCCCGGCTGTGAAAAAAATGTTCGCCGAGAGTTTTCCGTCCATAACCCGCCGTTTCCCGCGATTTCCCAGCTTGAAAACTTCAGTTTATATGAACTTGCTGATGCTGATTTGCCTTACATCCAGCAGTAGCAGTTTGAACAGCCCAATCACCCAACGAGATGGCTTAAACCTTATTCTAAAGTTTATTTATGTTTCTTTATCTTCGCTATTTTACTTAATTCATCAGTTTTCTTAGCATACTTCTCATTGGTGTGCCCTTTGAACGCCCGTCATATTCGGTATCTCTCACATCAAAACGTGCAATTAAACTAGATTAAGCCAATCCTTTTTTCTAGGGTTTTGTTAAGTCCTTAAGAATCAGACAGGGTTTCGGGGAATGCCGTTGCCGCTTCATAGACTTTTTTACTTACTCTTTCATGTGGTGAAGAGAAGCAATAAACTAAAGATGAAGTAAGCTGATAAAAACGTTATAGAATTTCTATAAATGTAGAAAGCAAGAATTAAAGAACGGTGATAAAATATATACAATGAAATTATAAATAGTTCTAAGATAAGTCTTATAATGAAATTCCTGAGTGGTTTAAGGAGAAAAGTATTTAAGTATTGGAACCCCATGTGTTCCTAGCGAAGACTAGAAAAACATATAAATAAGGATAAAAATCATAAGCTTTTGGAATTAAGGAAAGGAGAACCCACATGAAAAGAATAAAACTCAGCTTACTCAACCAAATCATTATCGCCTTTATAACAGCGGTAATATTTGGTGTCTTGTTTAAAAATTACACACATCTTGTTCAGCCATTAGGTGACTTGTTTCTTAGGTTGATTAAATTCATTATTGTTCCATTAATTTTGTCCACTTTAATCGTTGGGGTCGCTAACTCTGGAAATATCAAGAACTTGGGAAGGTTAGGTAGTAAAGCGATTATCTATTACCTATCGACAACATTCCTGGCTGTTTCGATTGGTCTGTTTTTTGCCTTTGTCATAAGGCCGGGTTCAAATTTGGATAAAGCAGTAAGTCCTGATGCATCGGTAGAACCTAAGGATACTGAAGGAATTGTATCGATTTTATTGAATATTATTCCGACGAATCCATTTGAGTCACTGGTTAATGGTTCTGTGCTGCAAATCATCTTTTTCGCTTTATTTATAGGTGTAGCGATCACGACTATAGGAGACAAAGGGAAACCGGTATATGATTTCTTTGAATCGTTAGCTCAAATTATGTATAAAATAACGGGAATCGTCATGAAAGTAGCTCCTATCGGGGTGTTTGGTTTGATTGCTCCTGTAGTTGGAAATCATGGACTTTCTATTTTAGCCCCTCTCTTAAAAATAATTGTAACGATGGCAATAGCTTCTGTTTTACATGTTTTAATTGTGTATTCAATATCAGTGAAAACATTTGCAAATATGAGCCCTATCAAATTTTTCAAAGGAATTTCAGAAGCTGCAATGGTGGCATTCAGTACCTGCAGCAGTGCAGGAACGCTTCCGGTGACAATTAAAAATACACAGGAAAACTTAGGTGTGTCCCGTACGACAAGTAGTTTTGTTTTACCATTGGGTGCTACGATAAACATGGATGGCGCAGCGATCTATCAAGGTATCGCTGTTGTATTTGTAGCTCAATTTTATGGGATCGAATTAGCTTTTACCGATCTCCTTATTGTGGTCATTACAGCCACCCTTGCTTCAATCGGTTCTGCCGGGGTACCAGGAGCCGGACTTGTTATGCTGACAATGGTCCTTGCTTCTGTAA
Coding sequences within:
- a CDS encoding magnesium chelatase domain-containing protein; this translates as MPCVAVKESKERVLAVLKGFDCDFPIKRRLFIYHLRRGRKSGPLFDVTMAVAMLRS
- a CDS encoding Gfo/Idh/MocA family protein, which gives rise to MNFAIVGCGFIAKKHAAAIEKIEAARLVAVCDKVPATMEFYKEEYDAEPYTELQQMLGKEDIDIVCICTPSGFHASIAVQIAEAKKHIIVEKPIAMTIKDTDKIIDACNLNNVKLAVVHPNRFRPVVQDLRKIMDQGLLGEISHASCIVNWNRNQEYYDQAPWRGTKQHDGGVLMNQAIHNLDLLLWFMGTPEHVFSMEATRFREIEAEDVSVGTIKFDSGALGTVEASTTVYLKNYEESITLFGEKGTVKIGGTNALYFEHLDIKDMSENEINDLKVSIKADPWGTPGHQWIIDDMINAINENREPAVTGEDGKKALKLVLSFYESAKLNQPVQF
- a CDS encoding dicarboxylate/amino acid:cation symporter, producing the protein MKLSLLNQIIIAFITAVIFGVLFKNYTHLVQPLGDLFLRLIKFIIVPLILSTLIVGVANSGNIKNLGRLGSKAIIYYLSTTFLAVSIGLFFAFVIRPGSNLDKAVSPDASVEPKDTEGIVSILLNIIPTNPFESLVNGSVLQIIFFALFIGVAITTIGDKGKPVYDFFESLAQIMYKITGIVMKVAPIGVFGLIAPVVGNHGLSILAPLLKIIVTMAIASVLHVLIVYSISVKTFANMSPIKFFKGISEAAMVAFSTCSSAGTLPVTIKNTQENLGVSRTTSSFVLPLGATINMDGAAIYQGIAVVFVAQFYGIELAFTDLLIVVITATLASIGSAGVPGAGLVMLTMVLASVNLPLEGIALVAAIDRILDMFRTTVNVIGDASACVVIDSKEKEETVESTVLSS